The Bacteroidales bacterium genomic sequence GCGGATCGAGTATCAAATATCGTTGTTTCGTAGTTTCAAATATTTGCTTTTTCCTTCCAAATTATTTATTTTTATAGCTTACCAAGCTCACATCAAACCAAAAAGCCATGAAAAACTATTGCAGGGTATTTTCACAAATCCAAAAAAGGTCATTCTTATTATTTGCATTCCTCTTTGTTTGGGCATTGGCTTCAAACGGGCAGCAGGCAAAATCGCTTCTCGAGACAGAAATTTACCGGCTTGATAACGGACTGACTGTTTATCTTAATGAAGATCATTCTCTGCCCAGCGTCATCGGTGCTGTGGCGGTCAAAGGAGGAAGCAAGCGCGACCCGGCTGATGCAACAGGCATTGCGCATTATTTTGAACATATCATGTTCAAGGGAACCGATCTGATAGGTACCGTTGACTACCAGTCGGAAAAAGTTTACCTCGACAGTATAGCCGGGTTGTACGATAAATTAGCTGAAGCTGCCGGCGAAGAAGAAAGAGCAGGTATTCAACTGGAGATCAACAGGCTCTCGGTCAAGGCATCGGAATATGCCATACCGAATGAAACAGAGAAAATACTGAGCGAAATGGGGGGAACCAACGTGAATGCCGGTACCAGTAATGAAGAGATCGTATATTACAATATTTTCCCTGCAAACCAGGTTGAAAAATGGCTCGATGTTTACAGTAATCGTTTCATCAATCCCGTTTACCGTTTGTTTCAATCTGAACTTGAAACTGTGTATGAAGAGTACAACATGTACAAGGACAACAGGTCTTCCACTGCTTTTGAGATTTACAGCAAAGCCTTTTACCCTGACCATCCTTATGGTGTACCAATAATTGGTTACCCCGGGCACCTGAAAAACCCATCGATGAAAAAGATGAATGAGTATTTTGAAACCTATTATGTAGCCAACAATATGGCGCTTGTTTTAAGCGGTAACTTCAATCCGGATGAGGTTAAACCGATGATCAGCAGATATTTTGGAGGATGGAGAAGCGGTGAAATACCTCCTATGCCTGCTGATTACACCATTCAACCTTTAACTGGCAGAAACCTGGTGCAGGAAAAACTTACACCGGTCAGGTTCGGAATCCTGTCATACCGTTCTGTCCCCCTGGGGAATAAAGATGAACCCGTTCTTGATGTGATTAATGGTTTATTGTCGAATCAATCCCAGACAGGCCTTATAGATGAATTGGTTGTAGACAACAAATTAATGCAGGCAGGGGCCACCGGCATGCGGTATATTGAAGCCGGAGGAGAGATGGTTTTCTTTATTCCCAAAATTATCGGCCAATCGCTGAAAAAAGCCGAAAACCTGGTTAATGATCAATTGGAAAACCTTAAAGCCGGAAATTTTGATGAAGAATTGCTCGAAGCTGTTAAAACTGATATTATCGTCAATTACGAAAGAAATTTCGAAGACCAGTACAGTCGTGGATATATGATGATAATGGCTTTCGTCAAAGAAAGAGATTGGCAGAAAATACTTGGTTATCCGGATAAAATTAAAATTATCACAAAGGAGGATGTAGTAAAAGCCGCCCAAAAATATTATACCGGCAATGAACTTGTTTTCTATTCCAAAACAGGCTTTCCGAAAAAACCAAAAACTCTAAAATCGCCTTTCGATCCCATTCCTTCTTCTAAAACTGAAATGAAGTCGGAATATGCTAAGAAAATTGAAAATATGCCGGTACCGGAAACTGAGCCCGATTTTATAGAATTCGGACCTCCCGGGAATAAATCCAATGAAGTTACAATTACCGGCCTGAATAAATTAACACATTTGTATTATACTGAAGTTGGTTGCAGATCTTATCTATTCTCCGAAGCCTGATGACAGCAAGTTAAAGAATCTGTATGAAGCTATTAAAGCTGAGGAAAAAGTGGAACTGGATGACCCTGAAACGTTGGGTTCGGCTTTATACATGTATGCTGTTTATGGTGACCGGTCTCCTTACCTCAACCGTTTATCAGTGAAAGAGGTCAAAGAATTGACGTCCGATACCCTGTTAAGTGCCCTTAAAAAAGCGATCAGCTATGAAGCCGACATACACTATTCAGGTATGATCGGGTTACCGGAATTGGAAGAAATAATAAAATCCGGGTTGATGTTGGATAATATCAATATTAAAAGCAATTCACCGGCAAGGTTTGAGTTTAAATTATATGACAGCCCTGTTGTTTATTTCCTTGACGATAAAAATGCAATTCAAAGTAAAAATTATTTCTTTTTACCAGGAAACCCGGTTAAAGAAGATGATAAGCCATATTTGAACGGATACGCTGAATACCTTGATGGTGGAATGCAAAGCATCATTTTCCAGGAGATAAGGGAATTCAGGTCGTTAGCTTATTCAAGCGGGGCTAGTATTTACCGGCCTTTTTATCCCGATGAAAAAACAAGTTTTACTGCCTATGTGGGCACACAGGCTGACAAAACCAGGGAGGCCATTGAGGTGATGCACCAGATTATCAATACTCCACCTGAAAAGAGTGACCGGATCGAGACGGTCAGGAAATCGCTGATCCAATCCATCAACAGCAACAAGCCCGGATTCCGGTCTGTTT encodes the following:
- a CDS encoding insulinase family protein, which produces MKNYCRVFSQIQKRSFLLFAFLFVWALASNGQQAKSLLETEIYRLDNGLTVYLNEDHSLPSVIGAVAVKGGSKRDPADATGIAHYFEHIMFKGTDLIGTVDYQSEKVYLDSIAGLYDKLAEAAGEEERAGIQLEINRLSVKASEYAIPNETEKILSEMGGTNVNAGTSNEEIVYYNIFPANQVEKWLDVYSNRFINPVYRLFQSELETVYEEYNMYKDNRSSTAFEIYSKAFYPDHPYGVPIIGYPGHLKNPSMKKMNEYFETYYVANNMALVLSGNFNPDEVKPMISRYFGGWRSGEIPPMPADYTIQPLTGRNLVQEKLTPVRFGILSYRSVPLGNKDEPVLDVINGLLSNQSQTGLIDELVVDNKLMQAGATGMRYIEAGGEMVFFIPKIIGQSLKKAENLVNDQLENLKAGNFDEELLEAVKTDIIVNYERNFEDQYSRGYMMIMAFVKERDWQKILGYPDKIKIITKEDVVKAAQKYYTGNELVFYSKTGFPKKPKTLKSPFDPIPSSKTEMKSEYAKKIENMPVPETEPDFIEFGPPGNKSNEVTITGLNKLTHLYYTEVGCRSYLFSEA
- a CDS encoding insulinase family protein, giving the protein MVADLIYSPKPDDSKLKNLYEAIKAEEKVELDDPETLGSALYMYAVYGDRSPYLNRLSVKEVKELTSDTLLSALKKAISYEADIHYSGMIGLPELEEIIKSGLMLDNINIKSNSPARFEFKLYDSPVVYFLDDKNAIQSKNYFFLPGNPVKEDDKPYLNGYAEYLDGGMQSIIFQEIREFRSLAYSSGASIYRPFYPDEKTSFTAYVGTQADKTREAIEVMHQIINTPPEKSDRIETVRKSLIQSINSNKPGFRSVSESVASYYKKNYTTDPRKQWVEIYKKMNFDEIVDFYNGQFYKKPSITTIIGDKSIIGTDWMSSYGNVIEVSKEDIFR